CTATTCGTTGTTTTCTATTGGAATATTAGCCTTGGTCGGATCAATTTCTCCGTTGAAAAAAAGAGAAATTGACCTGAAAACTACGGCCATTTTTCTCTTTCCATCGCTAATTTCGGTCTATTTGACCAAGCGTTATCTCCTTGTAGCCATACCAGAGTCATTCCACCTTGGCGAGATAGCGATCTCCAGAAACCATATCATCATGCTCCTTTTCTCGATTGTGATTCTGATTTCTGCGACAGCAATGGTACGAAGACGTAAACAGGTTCAGCACGATCGATTCAGAGGTGGAATTGGACAGATTTTCAACGTTGTCCTCGTCGGATTGCTCGTCGGTATCATGACTGGCCTGGTCGGTGCAGGAGGAGGCTTTATCATAGTACCGGCCCTCGTATTACTCTTAGGAATTCCACTTAAGCAGGCCATTGCTACCTCGTTGTTTATCATCGGGTTAAACGCCTCATTCGGTTTGATCGCGAATTATCAGTTCCTGGAACATATGAATTGGTTTATATTGGTTACCTTTACGTTAATCACTTTAATAGGCCTCCAAATTGGTTCCAAATGGAAAGACAAATTAGATGCAGCAAAATTGAAAGGTATTTTTAGGTACTTTTTAATTAGTATTGGCATCCTAATCTTTGCTTTCGAATTCATTCAATTTGTAAATCATTAAAATCACACGTTATGTTTTTTCAACACATTTTTGAGTCATCTTTAGCACATTCAAGTTATATCATTGGTTGTCAAGCCAAGGGTGTCGCTATTGTCATTGACCCTAAAAGAGATGTAGACAGCTATCTTGAGATTGCACAAAAGAATAATCTGACCATAACGCATATTGCGGAAACACATATCCATGCCGACTACCTTTCAGGTACGCTAGAGTTAGCCGCATTGACAGGCGCCCAACCTTATCTATCCGATGAAGGTGGAGAAGATTGGCACTATGAATTCCCACATATTGGATTAAAACATGGAGATCAATTTCAAGTTGGAAATCTGATTTTCCAAGTTATCCATACCCCCGGACATACGCCCGAGAGTATTAGTTTTATATTGATTGATACACCTGCAACCATGGAGCCAGTCATGATATTTACAGGTGATTTTGTATTTGTTGGCGATATCGGACGCCCAGATTTGTTAGAAAATGCAGCCGGAATGATCGGAACTAAGGAAATTGGAGCCCACCAAATGTACCGATCGTTGCAACATTTCTTGGCTCTACCTGATCATATTCAAGTATGGCCCGCACATGGGGCCGGATCCGCTTGTGGAAAGGCGCTAGGCGCCGTTCCGAGTTCAACAGTTGGTTATGAAAAAATACGAAACTGGGCGCTTCAATACCAAAACAACGAAACAGCCTTTGTGAAAGAGCTATTATCAGGACAGCCCGAACCGCCACGCTATTTTGCCATGATGAAAAAACTCAACAAAATAGTACGGCCTTTGCAAACAGCAGTTCCTCAGTACAACAAGTTAACGAACGAAACTTTTCTGGATTTATACCACAAAGGAACAACTATCATTGATACACGCCATAAGTTTGAGTTTGCCAAAGGATATCTCCCCAATAGCGTCAATATTCAGAACAACAAAACGTTTAATACCTGGGCTGGTTGGATACTTAATTACATGGATCCTTTTATACTCATTGTAGAGGAAAGCCAATTGGACGACATTGCCCGCAAGCTTATGCGCATTGGATTGGATCATGTTGCTGGATATGTTACGCCTGATACGATTC
The DNA window shown above is from Sphingobacterium thalpophilum and carries:
- a CDS encoding sulfite exporter TauE/SafE family protein, which translates into the protein MELIFIAGFILAVLVGLSMGLMGSGGSILTLPIFVYIFHIEPQYALDYSLFSIGILALVGSISPLKKREIDLKTTAIFLFPSLISVYLTKRYLLVAIPESFHLGEIAISRNHIIMLLFSIVILISATAMVRRRKQVQHDRFRGGIGQIFNVVLVGLLVGIMTGLVGAGGGFIIVPALVLLLGIPLKQAIATSLFIIGLNASFGLIANYQFLEHMNWFILVTFTLITLIGLQIGSKWKDKLDAAKLKGIFRYFLISIGILIFAFEFIQFVNH
- a CDS encoding MBL fold metallo-hydrolase — protein: MFFQHIFESSLAHSSYIIGCQAKGVAIVIDPKRDVDSYLEIAQKNNLTITHIAETHIHADYLSGTLELAALTGAQPYLSDEGGEDWHYEFPHIGLKHGDQFQVGNLIFQVIHTPGHTPESISFILIDTPATMEPVMIFTGDFVFVGDIGRPDLLENAAGMIGTKEIGAHQMYRSLQHFLALPDHIQVWPAHGAGSACGKALGAVPSSTVGYEKIRNWALQYQNNETAFVKELLSGQPEPPRYFAMMKKLNKIVRPLQTAVPQYNKLTNETFLDLYHKGTTIIDTRHKFEFAKGYLPNSVNIQNNKTFNTWAGWILNYMDPFILIVEESQLDDIARKLMRIGLDHVAGYVTPDTIPHLGIPLEHQQLIGFEEMNSVLGKSDIQILDVRNASEFSEGHLPHATHIFVGTIADNLNQIDRNKQLYLHCQSGDRATIAASILAKNGIKDVKIYSPSINEWKLKGGTLVQ